One segment of Panicum virgatum strain AP13 chromosome 3K, P.virgatum_v5, whole genome shotgun sequence DNA contains the following:
- the LOC120700427 gene encoding vacuolar cation/proton exchanger 1b-like gives MPAGAAHTNSSAPGPPLPCRGGAAVGREEQRRRWLTGMDDPAATAAASAGLLEPGAKEIAARHLGRTAHNMSSSSLRKKSDLALLRKVPCAPLRRLLDNLQEVLLGTKLVLLFPAVILALAARIFHFGQEWVFVLSLIGLVPLAERLSFLTEQVAFYTGPTVGGLLNATFGNVTEVIIAIFALYEGKVVVVKCSLLGSILSNLLLVLGTSLFLGGLANLGTEQPYDRMQADVSTGLLILGVLCHSLPLMLRYAESSGKHAVVSWDAGLELSRACSVVMLLAYVAYLFFQLKTHRQLFEPQEVEDDGDDSVSQDEAVLGFPSAMIWLGVVTLMTAVLSEFVVSTIEAASKSWELSVSFISIILIPIVGNAAEHAGAVIFAFKNKLDITLGVSLGSATQISMFVVPLSVLVGWIMGVPMDLDFNLLETGSLFLAIFVTTFTLQDGSSHYLKGLLLLFCYVVIAICFFVLRQCANGGNDGVNPGVASNTWRI, from the exons ATGCCCGCTGGAGCGGCGCACACAAACTCCAGCGCCCCCGGCCCCCCGCTGCCTTGCCGTGGCGGAGCCGCCGTCGGGAGggaggagcagaggcggcgctggCTTACCGGCATGGACGaccccgccgccacggccgccgcttcCGCGGGGCTCCTCGAGCCCGGCGCCAAGGAGATCGCCGCCCGCCACCTCGGCCGCACGGCCCACAACatgtcctcctcctcgctccgcAAGAAGTCCGACCTCGCCCTCCTCCGCAAGGTCCCCTGCGCGCCGCTGCGGCGGCTCCTCGACAACCTCCAGGAGGTCCTGCTCGGCACCAAGctcgtcctcctcttccccgccgtcatcctcgcgctcgccgcgcgcaTCTTCCACTTCGGACAG GAGTGGGTATTTGTTCTTAGCTTAATTGGTCTAGTTCCTCTTGCTGAGCGACTAAGCTTCCTGACGGA GCAGGTTGCATTTTACACAGGACCTACTG TGGGTGGTCTGTTGAATGCAACATTTGGGAATGTAACAGAGGTCATAATCGCAATCTTTGCCCTGTACGAAGGCAAGGTAGTGGTGGTGAAATGCTCCCTGCTTGGTTCCATCTTGTCCAACTTGTTGCTTGTGCTTGGAACCTCCCTTTTCCTCGGTGGTCTGGCTAACCTTGGAACCGAGCAGCCTTACGACAGA ATGCAGGCAGATGTGAGCACAGGACTTCTGATTCTCGGTGTGCTTTGTCATTCTCTGCCACTGATGCTGAGGTATGCTGAGAGCTCCGGGAAGCATGCAGTGGTCTCTTGGGATGCAGGATTGGAGCTATCCCGAGCATGCAGCGTTGTCATGCTCCTAGCTTATGTTGCCTACCTTTTCTTCCAATTGAAGACCCATCGCCAACTTTTTGAGCCCCAAGAG GTcgaagatgatggtgatgattcaGTCTCCCAAGATGAGGCCGTCTTGGGATTTCCTAGTGCAATGATCTGGCTTGGAGTCGTGACTCTGATGACAGCGGTATTGTCAGAGTTTGTTGTGAGCACAATTGAG GCGGCATCAAAATCATGGGAACTATCTGTGAGCTTCATTAGCATCATCTTGATTCCAATAGTTGGTAACGCGGCAGAGCATGCTGGTGCAGTCATATTTGCTTTTAAGAACAAGCTG GACATCACCCTCGGAGTATCTTTGGGTTCTGCCACGCAGATTTCCATGTTTGTG GTTCCATTGAGTGTCCTTGTAGGCTGGATCATGGGAGTCCCAATGGATCTTGATTTCAACTTGCTCGAGACTGGTTCTTTGTTTCTTGCTATATTTGTAACCACCTTTACCCTCCAG GACGGATCATCACATTATCTGAAGGGACTGCTGCTTCTGTTTTGCTACGTTGTCATTGCCATATGCTTTTTTGTTTTGAGACAGTGCGCAA ATGGCGGCAACGACGGTGTCAATCCGGGTGTAGCAAGCAACACGTGGAGGATTTAG
- the LOC120700429 gene encoding B2 protein-like translates to MEGYDREFWQFSDQLRLQNNFSNLSIADSIWSSSTSPNSPLPDQSLNNASSWKPATANAPGLIGSGSKLAFGNATTTNADRYNYFPAAGAPDAKSNTNNSGGLAFIKGVNGPAAGLGNDYYFSKSVGALNANTNAGGDVIKSYFNKSVGRAASNNNSNSNSGFGAGKKNAAAHDKKKSAGSGNGNGASVDRRFKSLPASEALPRGEAIGGYIFVCNNDTMEENLKRQLFGLPSRYRDSVRAIRPGLPLFLYNYSTHQLHGIFEAASFGGSNIDPTAWEDKKCPGESRFPAQVKVATRKICDPLEEDAFRPILHHYDGPKFRLELSVPEALSLLDIFAEKVFA, encoded by the exons ATGGAGGGCTACGACCGCGAGTTCTGGCAGTTCAGCGACCAGCTGCGGCTGCAGAACAACTTCTCCAACCTCTCCATCGCCGACTCCATCTGGTCATCCTCCACCTCCCCCAATAGCCCCTTGCCCGACCAGAGCCTCAACAACGCCTCCTCGTGGAAGCCGGCCACCGCCAACGCCCCCGGCCTCATCGGCTCCGGCAGCAAGCTCGCCTTCGGCaacgccaccaccaccaacgCCGACCGCTACAACTacttccccgccgccggcgcccccgacgCCAAGAGCAACACCAACAACTCCGGCGGCCTCGCCTTCATCAAGGGCGTCAACGGCCCCGCCGCGGGCCTCGGAAACGACTACTACTTCAGCAAGAGTGTCGGCGCTCTGAACGCCAACACcaacgccggcggcgacgtTATCAAGAGCTACTTCAACAAGTCCGTCGGCAGGGCGgccagcaacaacaacagcaatagCAACAGCGGCTTCGGCGCCGGCAAGaagaacgccgccgcccacgacAAGAAGAAGAGTGCCGGCAGCGGcaacggcaacggcgccagCGTCGACAGGAGGTTCAAGAGCCTGCCGGCGTCGGAGGCGCTGCCCAGGGGCGAGGCCATCGGTGGGTACATCTTCGTCTGCAACAACGACACCATGGAGGAGAACCTCAAGAGGCAGCTCTTCG GGCTGCCGTCGAGGTACAGAGACTCGGTGAGGGCCATCAGGCCAGGCTTACccctcttcctctacaactatTCCACCCATCAGCTCCACGGCATCTTTGAG GCCGCAAGCTTCGGAGGATCCAACATCGATCCAACAGCTTGGGAGGACAAGAAGTGCCCCGGAGAGTCCCGTTTCCCCGCTCAG GTGAAGGTCGCAACGAGGAAGATCTGCGACCCGCTGGAGGAGGACGCATTCCGCCCCATCCTCCACCACTACGACGGCCCCAAGTTCAGGCTGGAGCTCAGTGTCCCTGAG GCGCTATCGCTGCTCGATATCTTCGCGGAGAAAGTTTTTGCCTGA
- the LOC120700428 gene encoding DEAD-box ATP-dependent RNA helicase 15-like isoform X1 encodes MAPPPSPPERSRRRATSASTVPGSETSFSSQSCFVLSRTAVLSIHPKVQFLLILHVGAEYGHMVTLSIIMDQDTFTHWGAAPISFGSTSVQHECIPQAILGMDVICQAKSGMGKTAVFVLSSLQQIDPVAGQVAALVLCHTRELAYQICHEFERFSKYLPEVKVAVFYGGVHIRKHKDLLKNECPHIVVGTPGRILALAREKDLSLKNVRHFILDECDKMLESLDMRRDVQEIFKMTPHDKQVMMFSATLSKEIRPVCKKFMQDPMEIYVDDEAKLTLHGLVQHYIKLSEAEKNRKLNDLLDALDFNQVVIFVKSVSRAAELNKLLCECNFPSICIHSGMTQEERLTRYKNFKEGHKRILVATDLVGRGIDIERVNIVINYDMPDSADTYLHRVGRAGRFGTKGLAITFVSSASDSDVLNQVQERFEVDIKELPEQIDTSTYMPS; translated from the exons ATGGCTCCGCCGCCAAGCCCACCGGAGAGGTCGCGAAGAA GGGCTACGTCGGCATCCACAGTTCCGGGTTCAGAGACTTCCTTCTCAAGCCAGAGCTGCTTCGTGCTATCCAGGACTGCGGTTTTGAGCATCCATCCGAAG GTACAGTTTCTTCTGATACTCCATGTTGGAGCAGAATATGGACATATGGTAACACTTTCCATTATCATGGACCAAGACACTTTTACTCACTGGGGTGCTGCTCCAATTTCTTTTGGTTCCACATCAGTGCAACACGAGTGCATCCCTCAAGCAATTCTTGGGATGGATGTCATATGCCAAGCAAAATCTGGGATGGGGAAGACTGCAGTTTTTGTCCTTTCATCTCTCCAACAGATTGACCCTGTTGCGGGTCAAGTAGCAGCACTTGTGTTGTGCCACACAAGGGAACTGGCCTACCAG ATCTGCCATGAGTTTGAGAGGTTCAGCAAATATCTGCCTGAAGTTAAAGTTGCTGTCTTCTACGGAGGAGTTCACATCAGGAAGCATAAAGATTTGCTGAAGAATGAGTGCCCTCATATTGTTGTTGGCACACCTGGAAGGATACTTGCTCTTGCCAGAGAGAAGGATCTCTCACTCAAGAATGTGCGGCATTTCATCCTTGATGAATGTGACAAGATGCTCGAGTCACTTG ATATGCGGAGAGATGTCCAGGAGATCTTCAAAATGACTCCTCATGATAAGCAAGTCATGATGTTTTCTGCAACACTCAGCAAGGAGATACGTCCTGTATGCAAGAAGTTTATGCAAGAT CCAATGGAAATTTATGTCGATGATGAGGCAAAATTGACCCTCCATGGGCTTGTACAG CACTACATAAAACTTAGCGAGGCAGAGAAGAACAGGAAACTGAACGATCTGTTGGATGCTCTTGATTTCAACCAAGTTGTGATATTCGTGAAGAGTGTTAGCAGAGCTGCAGAACTGAATAAGTTGCTTTGCGAGTGCAACTTCCCTTCAATCTGCATCCATTCTGGGATGACCCAGGAAGAAAG ATTAACCCGGtacaagaacttcaaggaaGGCCACAAGAGAATTCTGGTGGCTACTGATTTAGTTGGCAGGGGCATTGATATTGAGCGTGTGAACATCGTTATAAACTATGACATGCCTGACTCTGCTGATACATATTTGCACAGG GTTGGAAGGGCTGGTCGTTTTGGCACAAAGGGGCTTGCAATTACCTTTGTTTCCTCGGCCTCGGATTCTGATGTTCTTAACCAA GTGCAAGAAAGGTTCGAGGTGGACATAAAGGAACTGCCTGAGCAAATTGACACCTCCACATACA TGCCATCATAA
- the LOC120700428 gene encoding DEAD-box ATP-dependent RNA helicase 15-like isoform X2, with the protein MMGEAKENDVYEEELLDYEEDDDKTVDGSAAKPTGEVAKKGYVGIHSSGFRDFLLKPELLRAIQDCGFEHPSEVQHECIPQAILGMDVICQAKSGMGKTAVFVLSSLQQIDPVAGQVAALVLCHTRELAYQICHEFERFSKYLPEVKVAVFYGGVHIRKHKDLLKNECPHIVVGTPGRILALAREKDLSLKNVRHFILDECDKMLESLDMRRDVQEIFKMTPHDKQVMMFSATLSKEIRPVCKKFMQDPMEIYVDDEAKLTLHGLVQHYIKLSEAEKNRKLNDLLDALDFNQVVIFVKSVSRAAELNKLLCECNFPSICIHSGMTQEERLTRYKNFKEGHKRILVATDLVGRGIDIERVNIVINYDMPDSADTYLHRVGRAGRFGTKGLAITFVSSASDSDVLNQVQERFEVDIKELPEQIDTSTYMPS; encoded by the exons AT GATGGGAGAGGCAAAGGAGAACGACGTCTACGAGGAGGAGCTCCTGGActacgaggaggacgacgacaagACAGTCGATGGCTCCGCCGCCAAGCCCACCGGAGAGGTCGCGAAGAA GGGCTACGTCGGCATCCACAGTTCCGGGTTCAGAGACTTCCTTCTCAAGCCAGAGCTGCTTCGTGCTATCCAGGACTGCGGTTTTGAGCATCCATCCGAAG TGCAACACGAGTGCATCCCTCAAGCAATTCTTGGGATGGATGTCATATGCCAAGCAAAATCTGGGATGGGGAAGACTGCAGTTTTTGTCCTTTCATCTCTCCAACAGATTGACCCTGTTGCGGGTCAAGTAGCAGCACTTGTGTTGTGCCACACAAGGGAACTGGCCTACCAG ATCTGCCATGAGTTTGAGAGGTTCAGCAAATATCTGCCTGAAGTTAAAGTTGCTGTCTTCTACGGAGGAGTTCACATCAGGAAGCATAAAGATTTGCTGAAGAATGAGTGCCCTCATATTGTTGTTGGCACACCTGGAAGGATACTTGCTCTTGCCAGAGAGAAGGATCTCTCACTCAAGAATGTGCGGCATTTCATCCTTGATGAATGTGACAAGATGCTCGAGTCACTTG ATATGCGGAGAGATGTCCAGGAGATCTTCAAAATGACTCCTCATGATAAGCAAGTCATGATGTTTTCTGCAACACTCAGCAAGGAGATACGTCCTGTATGCAAGAAGTTTATGCAAGAT CCAATGGAAATTTATGTCGATGATGAGGCAAAATTGACCCTCCATGGGCTTGTACAG CACTACATAAAACTTAGCGAGGCAGAGAAGAACAGGAAACTGAACGATCTGTTGGATGCTCTTGATTTCAACCAAGTTGTGATATTCGTGAAGAGTGTTAGCAGAGCTGCAGAACTGAATAAGTTGCTTTGCGAGTGCAACTTCCCTTCAATCTGCATCCATTCTGGGATGACCCAGGAAGAAAG ATTAACCCGGtacaagaacttcaaggaaGGCCACAAGAGAATTCTGGTGGCTACTGATTTAGTTGGCAGGGGCATTGATATTGAGCGTGTGAACATCGTTATAAACTATGACATGCCTGACTCTGCTGATACATATTTGCACAGG GTTGGAAGGGCTGGTCGTTTTGGCACAAAGGGGCTTGCAATTACCTTTGTTTCCTCGGCCTCGGATTCTGATGTTCTTAACCAA GTGCAAGAAAGGTTCGAGGTGGACATAAAGGAACTGCCTGAGCAAATTGACACCTCCACATACA TGCCATCATAA
- the LOC120700426 gene encoding uncharacterized protein At1g51745-like isoform X2, producing MGALPMEEDASEPELSPAVDVSAEGTLVWLRRPNGTWWPSIVISPQDVPSNCATLPRCAATPIMLLGRRRDGQTYVDWCNLDRCKRVKPFRCGEPVFEERITNVLAATGNKTSWNSNKGRYARMEDAILQALDIERERKLEPTSKTYLHGGTCSPDPKIEIPNGQVKDAAASDPSTDNQPPPPLPPPKTKRKRKTPYDSEDDVPKGGSRRMRDLRDIGSKTVPPTDFPHARTISAPKYDDLPNVDRVETSMLSPASTKRKHAAVHQDQPCGIPRKKDRSRPLSELCNGDIWDGSRSNGHNANENFLSVPTCSSTSSGTSTLDSSLDLTSCHRHAAFKTDQAKGTETSCMTRLLTDDFHHGGDLVETPLAGRSILEPEISTLWVGKAPYLET from the exons ATGGGGGCGCTGCCCATGGAGGAGGATGCCTCCGAGCCGGAGTTGTCTCCAGCGGTCGATGTCTCCGCGGAGGGGaccctggtgtggctgcgccgcCCCAACGGCACCTGGTGGCCCAGCATCGTCATCTCGCCGCAGGACGTTCCCAGCAACTGCGCCACTCTGccgcgctgcgccgccacccccaTCATGCTCCTCGGACGCCGCCGCGACGGGCAAACCTACGT CGACTGGTGTAACCTCGACCGGTGCAAGCGCGTCAAGCCCTTCCGCTGTGGGGAGCCCGTGTTCGAAGAGCGCATCACCAACGTCCTCGCGGCAACCGGCAACAAGACCAGCTGGAACTCCAACAAGGGCAGGTACGCTCGCATGGAGGACGCCATTCTCCAGGCCCTCGACATTGAGAGGGAGCGCAAACTGGAGCCAACAAGCAAGACCTACCTTCATGGTGGTACCTGCTCGCCCGACCCCAAAATTGAAATCCCCAACGGACAAGTCAAAGATGCTGCAGCAAGTGATCCTTCTACTGAcaaccagccgccgccgccactgcctccGCCCAAGACCAAGAGGAAGCGCAAGACGCCCTATGACTCCGAGGACGATGTGCCCAAAGGAGGGTCCCGCCGTATGAGGGACCTCAGGGATATTGGATCCAAAACTGTTCCCCCAACGGACTTCCCCCATGCCCGCACAATCTCTGCTCCCAAGTATGATGATCTGCCTAATGTTGACCGGGTGGAAACAAGTATGCTGTCTCCTGCCTCCACAAAGAGGAAGCATGCAGCTGTGCATCAGGACCAGCCCTGTGGAATCCCCAGGAAGAAGGATAGGTCCCGACCTCTATCAGAGCTTTGCAATGGAGACATTTGGGATGGTTCCAGATCAAATGGCCACAATGCCAATGAAAATTTCTTGAGTGTGCCTACTTGTTCAAGCACCTCTTCTGGCACTTCGACCTTGGATTCTTCGTTGGACCTGACCAGCTGCCATCGCCATGCCGCATTCAAAACAGATCAAGCAAAGGGCACTGAGACATCCTGCATGACCAGGTTACTCACTGATGATTTCCATCATGGGGGTGATTTAGTCGAAACTCCACTTGCTGGACGAAGTATCTTGGAACCAG AAATATCAACTTTGTGGGTCGGCAAAGCACCCTACCTGGAAACATAA
- the LOC120700426 gene encoding uncharacterized protein LOC120700426 isoform X1 — protein sequence MGALPMEEDASEPELSPAVDVSAEGTLVWLRRPNGTWWPSIVISPQDVPSNCATLPRCAATPIMLLGRRRDGQTYVDWCNLDRCKRVKPFRCGEPVFEERITNVLAATGNKTSWNSNKGRYARMEDAILQALDIERERKLEPTSKTYLHGGTCSPDPKIEIPNGQVKDAAASDPSTDNQPPPPLPPPKTKRKRKTPYDSEDDVPKGGSRRMRDLRDIGSKTVPPTDFPHARTISAPKYDDLPNVDRVETSMLSPASTKRKHAAVHQDQPCGIPRKKDRSRPLSELCNGDIWDGSRSNGHNANENFLSVPTCSSTSSGTSTLDSSLDLTSCHRHAAFKTDQAKGTETSCMTRLLTDDFHHGGDLVETPLAGRSILEPDHLQKYQLCGSAKHPTWKHNKQADDCSKAVKCDRKNIKMRTISSVDQEVNNRTRDSDKHEHHKAKTVKHKAPRDEAVLLEKRLDKHSLNKTSGADGKLHLAVIPTDLDCIGAVEQQRSKSKHDPEESSETMSNRSNCDSGSITSLMFELPLQVLPPQKKAWDLERCHAVKPIKTLHLNPILYDVELSVLGSSNMGRRVPLVSLMSKWNRKPVVGYPVSVEVCYDVFDHPLSSRDDQHPVTSSVDGMILKRDETEGLQYLVPPPPQACRAKSKNRSRKTSKKEVDKLWQPHTKKPASSSRKMRRLSSFASGQRDGGDRKSAVGNVSGATVACIPLRVVFSRINEALSFPVK from the exons ATGGGGGCGCTGCCCATGGAGGAGGATGCCTCCGAGCCGGAGTTGTCTCCAGCGGTCGATGTCTCCGCGGAGGGGaccctggtgtggctgcgccgcCCCAACGGCACCTGGTGGCCCAGCATCGTCATCTCGCCGCAGGACGTTCCCAGCAACTGCGCCACTCTGccgcgctgcgccgccacccccaTCATGCTCCTCGGACGCCGCCGCGACGGGCAAACCTACGT CGACTGGTGTAACCTCGACCGGTGCAAGCGCGTCAAGCCCTTCCGCTGTGGGGAGCCCGTGTTCGAAGAGCGCATCACCAACGTCCTCGCGGCAACCGGCAACAAGACCAGCTGGAACTCCAACAAGGGCAGGTACGCTCGCATGGAGGACGCCATTCTCCAGGCCCTCGACATTGAGAGGGAGCGCAAACTGGAGCCAACAAGCAAGACCTACCTTCATGGTGGTACCTGCTCGCCCGACCCCAAAATTGAAATCCCCAACGGACAAGTCAAAGATGCTGCAGCAAGTGATCCTTCTACTGAcaaccagccgccgccgccactgcctccGCCCAAGACCAAGAGGAAGCGCAAGACGCCCTATGACTCCGAGGACGATGTGCCCAAAGGAGGGTCCCGCCGTATGAGGGACCTCAGGGATATTGGATCCAAAACTGTTCCCCCAACGGACTTCCCCCATGCCCGCACAATCTCTGCTCCCAAGTATGATGATCTGCCTAATGTTGACCGGGTGGAAACAAGTATGCTGTCTCCTGCCTCCACAAAGAGGAAGCATGCAGCTGTGCATCAGGACCAGCCCTGTGGAATCCCCAGGAAGAAGGATAGGTCCCGACCTCTATCAGAGCTTTGCAATGGAGACATTTGGGATGGTTCCAGATCAAATGGCCACAATGCCAATGAAAATTTCTTGAGTGTGCCTACTTGTTCAAGCACCTCTTCTGGCACTTCGACCTTGGATTCTTCGTTGGACCTGACCAGCTGCCATCGCCATGCCGCATTCAAAACAGATCAAGCAAAGGGCACTGAGACATCCTGCATGACCAGGTTACTCACTGATGATTTCCATCATGGGGGTGATTTAGTCGAAACTCCACTTGCTGGACGAAGTATCTTGGAACCAG ATCATTTGCAGAAATATCAACTTTGTGGGTCGGCAAAGCACCCTACCTGGAAACATAATAAGCAAGCTGATGACTGCAGCAAAGCTGTGAAATGCGACCGCAAAAATATTAAGATGAGAACCATAAGCTCTGTTGATCAGGAGGTCAACAACAGGACAAGAGACTCTGATAAGCACGAACACCACAAAGCAAAGACAGTAAAACACAAAGCACCAAGAGATGAGGCTGTCCTTTTGGAGAAAAGGCTGGACAAGCATTCTTTGAACAAGACCTCTGGTGCTGATGGTAAACTACATCTTGCTGTGATTCCTACAGATTTAGATTGTATTGGTGCAGTTGAGCAGCAACGTTCTAAAAGCAAGCATGATCCTGAAGAGTCATCAGAAACCATGAGCAATCGTTCGAATTGTGATAGTGGTTCAATAACATCTCTGATGTTTGAGCTGCCGCTACAGGTACTGCCACCCCAAAAGAAAGCATGGGATCTTGAAAGATGCCATGCCGtgaagccaatcaagacactgCATTTGAATCCCATCCTTTATGATGTGGAGTTGAGTGTCCTGGGGAGCAGCAACATGGGGCGTCGGGTGCCCCTCGTTTCTCTTATGAGTAAATGGAACCGTAAGCCCGTTGTGGGGTATCCAGTCTCTGTGGAGGTCTGCTATGATGTGTTTGACCATCCTTTATCAAGTAGAGATGACCAGCATCCAGTGACAAGCAGTGTGGATGGAATGATACTGAAGAGGGACGAAACGGAGGGCCTGCAGTACCTTGTGCCACCACCGCCACAGGCATGCCGGGCAAAATCCAAAAACCGCAGCAGAAAGACCTCAAAGAAAGAAGTGGACAAGTTATGGCAGCCGCATACGAAAAAGCCAGCATCCTCATCAAGAAAGATGCGGAGGCTTTCCTCTTTTGCTTCGGGTCAAAGAGATGGCGGCGACAGGAAGTCGGCAGTGGGGAATGTCTCGGGAGCAACTGTCGCATGCATCCCTCTCCGAGTTGTTTTCAGTAGGATTAATGAAGCCCTAAGCTTCCCAGTTAAATGA
- the LOC120700431 gene encoding vacuolar-processing enzyme-like, producing the protein MAATTRLRCLLFPFLVQLLLLLSAAAGTRWQDFLRLPSEGDGAAGTRWAILIAGSNGYYNYRHQADVCHAYQIMKKGGLKDENIVVFMYDDIAGSPDNPRPGVIINHPAGGDVYAGVPKDYTGEDVTVGNFLAALVGNRSAVTGGSGKVVTSGPDDHVFVFYSDHGGPGVLGMPSDDYLYAKDLVRALKQKRAAGGFKSLVFYLEACESGSIFEGLLPKDIGVYATTAANAEESSWGTYCPGDNPGPPPEFDTCLGDLYSVAWMEDSDVHNLRTESLKQQYEVVKDRTSAHGTYSLGSHVMQYGDQRLGTQSLAQFIGTNPANDNATFGRDNPLRRFSGAVNQRDADLIYFWQKYKKSAEGTPEKAEARKRLLEVMSRRSRVDSSMELIGALLFGSEEGSRVLGAVRPAGQPLADDWDCLKAMVRAYKAHCGPLAQYGMKHMRSFANICNAGVGEEAVAKVASQACAVAR; encoded by the exons ATGGCGGCGACGACTCGCCTCCGCtgcctcctcttccccttcctcgtgcagctcctcctgctgctctcggCGGCCGCCGGTACCCGGTGGCAGGACTTCCTCCGCCTGCCGTCGGAGGGCGATGGCGCCGCCGGGACCAGGTGGGCGATCCTCATCGCCGGCTCCAACGGGTACTACAACTACCGCCACCAG GCGGACGTGTGCCACGCGTACCAGATCATGAAGAAGGGCGGGCTCAAGGACGAGAACATCGTCGTCTTCATGTACGACGACATCGCCGGCAGCCCCGACAACCCCAGGCCGGGCGTCATCATCAAccacccggccggcggcgacgtctACGCCGGGGTGCCCAAGGACTACACGGGCGAGGACGTCACCGTCGGCAATTTCCTCGCCGCGCTGGTCGGGAACAGGTCCGCCGTCACGGGCGGCAGCGGCAAGGTCGTCACCAGCGGACCCGACGACCACGTCTTCGTCTTCTACAGCGACCACGGCGGGCCCGGGGTCCTGGGCATGCCCTCCGACGACTACCTCTACGCCAAGGACCTGGTGCGCGCGCTCAAGCAgaagcgcgccgccggcgggttCAAGAGCCTGGTCTTCTACCTGGAGGCGTGCGAGTCCGGGAGCATCTTCGAGGGCCTCCTGCCCAAGGACATCGGCGTCTACGCCACCACGGCGGCCAACGCCGAGGAGAGCAGCTGGGGCACCTACTGCCCCGGCGACAACCCCGGCCCGCCCCCCGAGTTCGACACCTGCCTGGGCGACCTCTACAGCGTCGCCTGGATGGAGGACAG CGATGTGCACAACCTCCGAACCGAGTCCCTGAAGCAGCAGTACGAGGTGGTGAAGGACCGGACGTCGGCGCACGGCACCTACAGCCTGGGCTCCCACGTCATGCAGTACGGCGACCAGCGCCTCGGCACCCAGAGCCTGGCCCAGTTCATCGGCACCAACCCCGCCAACGACAACGCCACGTTCGGCCGGGACAACCCGCTGCGCCGCTTCTCCGGCGCCGTCAACCAGCGCGACGCCGACCTCATCTACTTCTGGCAGAAG TACAAGAAATCGGCGGAGGGGACGCCGGAGAAGGCGGAGGCCCGGAAGCGGCTGCTGGAGGTGATGTCCCGGCGGTCCCGCGTGGACAGCAGCATGGAGCTCATCGGCGCCCTCCTGTTCGGCTCCGAGGAAGGCTCCAGGGTGCTCGGCGCCGTCCGGCCGGCGGGGCAGCCGCTGGCCGACGACTGGGACTGCCTCAAGGCCATGGTGCGCGCGTACAAGGCGCACTGCGGCCCGCTGGCGCAGTACGGGATGAAGCACATGCGCTCTTTCGCCAACATCTGCAACGCCGGCGTCGGGGAGGAGGCCGTGGCCAAGGTGGCGTCGCAGGCCTGCGCCGTCGCCCGTTGA